CGCTCTCGTCGCTCAACAAACCCGCTCGGATCCCGTTCCTCGGCATCGTCTCGCGCCGGGGCGACCTCGGCGAGTTCAACCTCGCGCAGGTGCCGTTCGGCTACGCCGCGTCGTCGGTGCTCGACGAGATCGGGATCAGAAACCGGACGGTGTCCGATGCGAGGGAGATCGGCGACGCGGTCGACCTCGCCGCGAAGACCGCCTTCTCGACCGAGGAGCCGTACGTCCTCCTGCTGGACGCGACGGTCACGGGGGCGAAAGATGAGTTCTGATCCCTCCCGAGCGGACCAGGCGACCTGTACCGAGGCCGTCCTCGACGTGACCCCGGACGCGGCGGTCGTCTCGAACCTCGGCGTCGCCTCGTACGTCCTCGCTGGGGTCAGGGACCGAAAGCGAAACTTCTACTGCTGGGGGAGCATGGGGCTCACGACGCCCGTGGGGCTGGGTCTCGCCCTCGCGACCGACGATCCCATCACCGTGCTCGACGGCGACGGATCGACGCTGATGTCGCTGGGGGCGCTCGCCACCGTCGCCGACTGCGACCCGTCGAACCTGACGGTCGTCGTCTTCGACAACGCGGTCTACGCCACGACGGGGGGCCAGCGCTCGCACTCGGAGACGACCGACTTCGCCGCGGTCGCCGAGGGCGTCGGGCTCTCGGCCACCCACGTCTCCAACGACGACGCCTTCCGGGAAGCCTACCGGGAGGCGGTCGAGGAGGAGGCTGCGACCCTGATCGCCTGTGACGTCGCCCCGGCCGACCCCGACGCCCGCCCGCCGCTCGACGCCACGTACGTCAAACGGCGGTTCAGGAGCGCGGTCGTGGATCCGAACCGGTGAGGATCCTGAGAGCCACGGTACCGGAAAGCGAACCCGGGCGGAACCCGACGAGTAAAGTATCCGATCGCCGTAGCCCTCGCCGATGACCCTCTCCGACGAAGCGCGTTCGCGACTGGCGGACGTCGTCTCCCTCCAGCCGACGAAGAACGCCGAACTCGCCGAGCGCTGGGAGATGGAGGGCGGCAGCGAGGTGCATCGGTACCTCGAGGGGGAGCTCCGCGAGTACTACTACCGCGACGAGAACAGCCTGATCCGGGCGACGCCCGAGGCGGCCGAACTGGTCGGGGTCGACCCGGGCATCGAGGACGACGAGGGCCGAACGATCGTCCGCGTTCCGGAGTTCCAGGTGCAGGTCTTCTCGGTGCTGCCCGGTCCCGAGGAACGCTCACAGAGCGTCGTCGCGACGCTGCAC
This region of Halalkalicoccus sp. CGA53 genomic DNA includes:
- a CDS encoding thiamine pyrophosphate-binding protein — encoded protein: MDWTRDVLSSLATNDVDLVASLPDGALDPLLSALESESRIETVTATREEGAVGILSGAWLGGRRGALVCQSSGLATTVNALSSLNKPARIPFLGIVSRRGDLGEFNLAQVPFGYAASSVLDEIGIRNRTVSDAREIGDAVDLAAKTAFSTEEPYVLLLDATVTGAKDEF
- a CDS encoding thiamine pyrophosphate-dependent enzyme encodes the protein MSSDPSRADQATCTEAVLDVTPDAAVVSNLGVASYVLAGVRDRKRNFYCWGSMGLTTPVGLGLALATDDPITVLDGDGSTLMSLGALATVADCDPSNLTVVVFDNAVYATTGGQRSHSETTDFAAVAEGVGLSATHVSNDDAFREAYREAVEEEAATLIACDVAPADPDARPPLDATYVKRRFRSAVVDPNR
- a CDS encoding DUF5797 family protein, whose amino-acid sequence is MTLSDEARSRLADVVSLQPTKNAELAERWEMEGGSEVHRYLEGELREYYYRDENSLIRATPEAAELVGVDPGIEDDEGRTIVRVPEFQVQVFSVLPGPEERSQSVVATLHDLRDEYGIDPDATEVRSALQSLRRKGVVEIVYRTVPTFRRATDDVTVEESE